A part of Aegilops tauschii subsp. strangulata cultivar AL8/78 chromosome 2, Aet v6.0, whole genome shotgun sequence genomic DNA contains:
- the LOC109772632 gene encoding uncharacterized protein, producing MAADRRHPAVNDVYLTLVGASNTLADVQRRLDLEFRASYPDHANPAKLVGRVKRVQEEVAALKDLCRDLLAQKQELIDMMRTSLAAQRSATQRLLASSGLPLMTDDEEAAYASLKQVIDEWTDQLKPMAGGPDGENEDTNQILFSAIL from the exons ATGGCTGCTGATCGGCGCCACCCGGCGGTGAACGACGTGTACCTGACGCTCGTCGGCGCCAGCAACACCCTCGCCGACGTCCAGCGCCGCCTTGACCTCGAGTTCCGTGCCTCCTACCCCGACCAC GCAAACCCGGCGAAACTGGTAGGGCGAGTGAAGCGGGTGCAAGAGGAGGTGGCTGCGCTCAAGGATCTCTGCCGCGACCTCCTCGCCCAGAAGCAG GAGCTGATCGACATGATGCGCACGAGCCTGGCTGCGCAGCGGAGCGCCACGCAACGGCTGCTCGCCTCCTCCGGGCTGCCACTCATGACCGACGACGAGGAGGCCGCCTACGCCAGCCTCAAGCAG GTGATCGACGAGTGGACTGATCAGCTGAAGCCAATGGCAG GGGGTCCGGATGGGGAGAATGAAGACACCAACCAGATCCTCTTCTCCGCAATCCTTTAG
- the LOC109772629 gene encoding xylulose kinase 2, with protein sequence MVGRSSLPDGALFLGLDSSTQSVKATVLSNELIIVASETVNFDSELPHYKTEGGVYRDPTDDGRIYSPTIMWVEALELLLEKLKPKINFSKVVAVSGSGQQHGSVYWKKGSQAVLSSLDPGKSLVSQLKDAFSTMDSPIWMDSSTTKQCREVENAVGGALELSKLTGSRAYERFTGPQIRKIYQTAPHIYENTERISLVSSFMASILVGCYASIDETDGAGMNLMDINKRTWSKAVLEATAPDLEQKLGNLAPACAAAGRISSYFVERHQFDKNCFVIQWSGDNPNSLAGLTLNTPGDLAISLGTSDTVFGITAEAKPSLEGHVFPNPVEPDGYMVMLCYKNGSLTREDVRNQCAEKSWDIFNNYLEKTPPLNGGRLGFYYKDHEILPPLPVGFHRYIVENFSDASSDNLKECEVQEFDPESEVRAIVEGQMLSMRGHAERFGMPNPPKRIIATGGASSNESILKLIAQIFGCPVFTVERPDSASLGAALRAAHGWLCKEEGGFVPISRMYTGNLEKTSLGAKLAVPAPGDEGRELLKKYTVLMKKRMEIERRLVEKIGRA encoded by the exons ATGGTCGGGCGGAGCTCCCTCCCGGATGGGGCCCTCTTCCTCGGACTGGACAGCTCCACTCA GTCTGTGAAAGCTACTGTGCTCAGCAATGAGTTAATAATAGTCGCTTCTGAAACTGTTAATTTTGACTCCGAATTACCGCACTACAAAACCGAGGGTGGGGTCTACAGAGATCCTACAGATGACGGCCGTATATATTCACCAACCATAATGTGGGTTGAGGCTTTGGAACTGCTTCTTGAGAAACTAAAACCAAAGATCAACTTCAGTAAGGTTGTGGCTGTTTCAGGGAGTGGGCAACAACATGGCAGCGTTTATTGGAAGAAGGGTAGTCAAGCTGTACTGTCTTCCCTGGATCCTGGTAAGAGCTTGGTATCCCAGCTTAAGGATGCCTTTTCTACCATGGACTCACCGATATGGATGGACAGTAGCACTACCAAGCAATGCAGAGAAGTAGAAAATGCTGTCGGAGGAGCATTGGAGTTATCTAAGCTGACAGGGTCTCGTGCCTATGAGAGATTCACTGGGCCCCAGATACGGAAGATCTACCAAACAGCACCCCATATTTATGAAAATACCGAGAGAATATCTTTGGTGAGCTCATTTATGGCATCTATCCTTGTTGGATGCTATGCAAGTATTGATGAAACTGATGGTGCTGGGATGAACTTGATGGATATAAACAAGAGGACCTGGTCAAAAGCTGTTTTAGAG GCAACTGCTCCTGATCTTGAACAGAAGCTGGGAAATCTGGCACCGGCATGTGCAGCTGCAGGTCGGATTTCTTCATATTTTGTAGAAAG GCATCAGTTTGACAAGAACTGTTTCGTTATTCAGTGGTCAGGTGACAATCCCAATAGCCTTGCAG GTTTAACACTGAATACACCTGGCGATCTTGCTATCAGCCTTGGTACCAGTGACACG GTTTTTGGGATTACTGCCGAAGCTAAACCAAGCCTTGAAGGCCATGTTTTTCCCAACCCTGTTGAACCAGATGGTTACATGGTGATGCTATGTTACAAAAATGGCTCATTGACCCGGGAAG ATGTGCGGAATCAGTGCGCAGAAAAATCATGGGATATTTTCAACAACTATCTAGAGAAAACACCCCCTCTGAATG GTGGTAGGTTAGGATTCTACTACAAAGACCATGAAATCCTGCCTCCTCTTCCAG TTGGTTTCCACCGATACATTGTCGAGAATTTCAGTGACGCCTCATCTGACAATCTGAAGGAGTGTGAGGTGCAAGAATTTGATCCAGAATCTGAA GTTCGTGCCATCGTCGAGGGCCAGATGTTGTCGATGAGAGGTCATGCCGAGCGGTTTGGCATGCCCAACCCACCAAAGCGGATCATAGCAACCGGCGGAGCATCCTCCAATGAGAGCATCCTCAAGTTGATCGCGCAAATCTTTGGCTGCCCCGTCTTCACAGTTGAGAGACCCG ATTCGGCTTCGCTGGGCGCAGCCCTGAGAGCCGCCCACGGGTGGCTGTGCAAGGAGGAAGGAGGCTTTGTTCCCATCTCCCGGATGTATACGGGCAACCTGGAGAAGACCTCGCTCGGCGCAAAGCTGGCGGTGCCGGCGCCGGGGGATGAGGGCAGGGAGCTCCTGAAGAAGTACACCGTGCTCATGAAGAAGAGGATGGAGATCGAGAGACGCCTGGTGGAGAAGATCGGGCGTGCGTAG